The sequence TCAACGACGGGTCCTGGAAGAAGTACAGATAGGCGATCAGATACAGCGGCACCAGCGCGAAGCCGATCAGCAGCAGCCGGGCATAACCTCTGGTGATCGACTGAACGACCTGCCCGGATGTCTCATTGGCGGCAACATGGAGGGTCATGTTCAGCCCCATTTTCGTCGGATGGTTTTCAGTATAGGCAAAGGGACGCATCCATACCGAACTTCATGCCCGCCGAATAACCCGCATCGCAAGAAAGTCAATTCGATATCGAATTCATGCGCGTCGCACGTTAAACGAAACGAAAGAGCATTGACCGGTAAACGCAAGAATTCATGGAATCGGTTTCCACCATCCCTTGTTCATTTTCGTATTCAAATCGCGAATTAATATCGAAAATTTGTTTCGGGATACCAAATGCGTCGGCGTTGACGATAGGAAAATTCATTTTGAGTTTCCAATTTCATCCATGGAATATGTGCCGGACAATTTAATTTTACTGAGAGACACTCCATGAGTCCCGGCCAGCCTCCGTCTTCGAGCGAAGGTGCGAGCCAGCCCGAGGGTGCGATCGGAAGCGCGATTCCCGCGTCTTTTTCTTCCGGTTCGCATGGCCCGGCTCGCCCGACGAGGATCTCGACCCGTTCGACCGTCCGTCTCGATCGCCGCATCGCCGCCGTCGTCACACTGCTGCCGGCGTTGGGCACGGTCGCGGCGATCGCGTTATGGGTCGGCGGCTACGTGCCGGGCGCCGTCGAACTGATCGTGTTCGCAGTCTTTTATTTCGCCACCGCATTGGGGCTCGAAGTCGGCTTTCATCGCCACGTGACGCACAAGGCGTTCAAGGCGAAGCCGTGGGTGCGGGTCGCGCTGATCGCGCTCGGCTCGATGGGCGCGCACGGCCCCGTCAACTGGTGGGCGTCGACGCATCGGCGCCATCATTCGACCAGCGACGGCGACGGCGATCCCCATTCGCCGCACTTGTCGGGCGAGGGCGCCGGCGGCCGGCTCAAGGGCCTGTATCACAGTCACATGGGATGGCTGTTCGTCGGCGAGTCGACGCGGCCGGCGGGATGGGAAAAATACGTGCCCGACCTCTATCAGGACCCGCTCGTGTTCAAGCAGCACATGGCGTACTACCGCTGGGTCTGGATCGGGCTCGCACTGCCGCCGCTGATCTGCGGGCTCGCGTCGCGTTCGTGGATGGGCGTGCTGCTCGGCTTCCTGTGGGGCGACATGGTGCGGATCTTCGCGGTCAGCCATTGCATCTGGGCGCTGAACTCGCTGTGTCACGTGATCGGCCGGCGCGATTTCCATACCACCGCGCATGACCGCAGCCGCAACAGCCTGTTGCTCGCGATCCCGACGTTCGGGCAGGGCTGGCACAACAACCATCACGCGTTTCCCGCGTCCGCCTTCACCGGGCTGCATTGGTGGCAGGTCGATCCGGGTGGGCTGTTCGTGCGCGTGCTGGAACGCCTGCACCTCGTCTACGACGTGCAGCGCCCCAGCGCGGAACTGATCGAAAAGAAGCGCATCGCACCATGACCAACTCTCGACGGGAGCCGAGCGAATGAAGAGCGCCACCTCGAACGCAGCGGAACACGACACGAAAAGCCACGAGGACATCCTCGACTGGATGACCGGCTATCTGGCAGCCCGACTACGCACCGGCAGAGGATCGATCGACGTGGACAAGCAGTTCATCGACTACGGCCTCGATTCGGCCGACGCGATGAAGATGGTCGGCGATCTCGAGGATTACGTCGGCTTCGAGCTGTCTCCGAGCCTGCCTTATCAATATCCGACGATCGACGCGCTCGCGCAGGCGCTGGCCGATCTGCGGGCCGGGCGATAGGGAGACCGAACGATGACCGTCCAGATCCAGGATGCCGGCGCACCGGTGCGCGAGGTGCCGTACGGCGCATCCGCCGACGCGATCCAGTATCACTACGACATCGGCAACGCGTTCCTCGCGCTCGCGCAGGAAAGCGGCCGCAACTACTCGTGCGCGATGTACGAGCCGGGCGATACGCACGAACAGGCGCAGGTCCGCAAGCTCGACTACCACATCGCGCAGATCCGGGCGCGCGGCGCGGCGCGCGTGCTCGACATCGGCTGCGGCTGGGGCGCGCTGCTCGACAGGCTCGTCACGGTCGCCGGCGTGCAGGAGGCGGTGGGGCTCACGCTGTCGAACGAGCAGTTGAAATACATCGGCGAGCGATATCGGCACCCGGGCATCGACGTGATGCTGCGGAACTGGCAGGACTACGCGCCCGAGCAGCCGTTCGACGGCATCATCTCGCTCGGCGCGTTCGAGCACTTCGCGAAGATCGACGAAGACAAGGTCGAAGCGTATCGCCATTTCTTCAGGAAATGCCATGCGTTCCTGAAGCCGGGCGGCCGGATGTCGCTGCAGACGATGGGTTACGGCGACGTTCCGCGCGACGCGCGGCACACCGATCTCTTCATCGCGCGCGAAGTCTTTCCGGAATCGGATCTGCCGTACCTCGCGGATATCGTCCGGGCCTCCGAAATGCTGTTCGAAGTGGAGCTCGTCCGCAACGATCGCCATGACTACGTGAAGACGATGCGCGCGTGGTTCGAGAACCTGCGCGCGCATCGTCGCGAGGCGCTCGAACTCGCGCCGCTCGACGTGGTCGAGCGCTACGAACGGCTGTACCGGACGATGAGCTATTCGTTCGATCTCGGCGCGTTCGTGCTGTACCGGATCACGTTCCGGCGCATCGAGCCGACCCGGATCCATGCGATCTCGCCTCGGGCGGCCGCCGTATGAAGGACGCGGCCGCCGACGGCGCCGACCGTGCGCAGGCGCCGGACCGCGCGGCATCGCCGGCCGGTTCGGCGGGCTCGCCCATGCCCGGCGAACACGCGGCCGGGCATCTGTCCCGCGCGTCGTCGGCGCGCCATCTGGGCGTCGCGTCGATACCGGCGGTCGGCACCGTCGCCGCACTCGCGCTGTGGGGCGGATTCGGCCTGGCGCCGCACGCGCAGGACATCGCGATGCTCGTGATCTTCTACGTGCTCAACATCCTCGGCATGGAGCTTGCGCTGCATCGCTACTTCGCGCATCGCACGTTCAAGGCCGCGCCGTCGATGAAGGTCGTGCTCGCGATCCTCGGCTCGCTCGCCTACATGGGGCCGCTGATGTGGTGGGTGGCGATTCACCGGCTGCATCATGCGAACGCCGACGGCCCCGGCGATCCGCATACGCCGCAGTTGGGCGGACACGGCTTCGTCGGCCGCGCGAAAGGGATCCTGCACGGCCACGTCGGCTGGCTGTTCGACCCGTCGTCCGCGCGCCCCAACGGCTGGAATCGATACGCGAACGACATGTACCGCGATCCGACGCTGTTGCGCATTCATCTCGCGTACGACTTCTGGCTGCTGCTGGGCCTGCTGCTGCCGGCCGCGATCGGCGGGCTGCTCGCCCTGTCGTGGCGGGGCGCGCTGCTGGGCCTCCTGTGGGGCGGCAGCGTGCGGATCTTCCTCGCGACGAACGCGATCTGGGCGGTCAATTCCGTCGGCCATTCGCTCGGCGGCCGCCGGCCGTTTCCCGGCCGCGACCAGAGCCGCAACGCGTGGTGGCTCGCGATCCTGACGCTCGGGGCCGGCTGGCACAACAACCATCACGCCTTTCCGCAGTACGCGAGCACGCGCTTCCAGCGATGGCAGATCGACGTGACCGGATCGCTGATCGCGCTGCTCGAAAGGCTGGGGCTGGTGTGGGACGTTCAGCACCCCGATCCGGACGCGATCCGCCAACGGCTGGCGGACCCGCGTCGCCGCGATGCATGACTCGCGTTCCCCTGCAACAGCCATCAACCGGACCTCGCGATGACGACATCAAAAATCTTCGATGCGCGCGTGCACGTGCTGCCCGACGTCGTGTCGAAGCTCGTCTGGAAGAACTACGCGCGCGACGCATGGAAGATTCGCCATGAACTGCTCGCCGACGAATCGATCGCTTTCCTGAAGGCGCGCGGCGTCGCACGCGCCGCGGGCATCTGTTACGCGGGGCAGCCGGGCATCGCGCCGTTCCTCAATGACTTCGTCGCGCAACTGGCGTCGCGCCATCCGGCGTTCCTGGTGCCGTTCGGCACCGTGCATCCGCTCGACCGCGATTGCGCGCGCGAAACCGTCCGCGTGCTGGACGAATTGAACTTCGCCGGCCTCAAGATTCACTGCCATTTGCTGAAGATGGCGCCGGACGACGACGCGCTCGCGCCGAT is a genomic window of Burkholderia cepacia containing:
- a CDS encoding class I SAM-dependent methyltransferase; protein product: MTVQIQDAGAPVREVPYGASADAIQYHYDIGNAFLALAQESGRNYSCAMYEPGDTHEQAQVRKLDYHIAQIRARGAARVLDIGCGWGALLDRLVTVAGVQEAVGLTLSNEQLKYIGERYRHPGIDVMLRNWQDYAPEQPFDGIISLGAFEHFAKIDEDKVEAYRHFFRKCHAFLKPGGRMSLQTMGYGDVPRDARHTDLFIAREVFPESDLPYLADIVRASEMLFEVELVRNDRHDYVKTMRAWFENLRAHRREALELAPLDVVERYERLYRTMSYSFDLGAFVLYRITFRRIEPTRIHAISPRAAAV
- a CDS encoding acyl carrier protein gives rise to the protein MKSATSNAAEHDTKSHEDILDWMTGYLAARLRTGRGSIDVDKQFIDYGLDSADAMKMVGDLEDYVGFELSPSLPYQYPTIDALAQALADLRAGR
- a CDS encoding acyl-CoA desaturase, with the translated sequence MSPGQPPSSSEGASQPEGAIGSAIPASFSSGSHGPARPTRISTRSTVRLDRRIAAVVTLLPALGTVAAIALWVGGYVPGAVELIVFAVFYFATALGLEVGFHRHVTHKAFKAKPWVRVALIALGSMGAHGPVNWWASTHRRHHSTSDGDGDPHSPHLSGEGAGGRLKGLYHSHMGWLFVGESTRPAGWEKYVPDLYQDPLVFKQHMAYYRWVWIGLALPPLICGLASRSWMGVLLGFLWGDMVRIFAVSHCIWALNSLCHVIGRRDFHTTAHDRSRNSLLLAIPTFGQGWHNNHHAFPASAFTGLHWWQVDPGGLFVRVLERLHLVYDVQRPSAELIEKKRIAP
- a CDS encoding acyl-CoA desaturase produces the protein MKDAAADGADRAQAPDRAASPAGSAGSPMPGEHAAGHLSRASSARHLGVASIPAVGTVAALALWGGFGLAPHAQDIAMLVIFYVLNILGMELALHRYFAHRTFKAAPSMKVVLAILGSLAYMGPLMWWVAIHRLHHANADGPGDPHTPQLGGHGFVGRAKGILHGHVGWLFDPSSARPNGWNRYANDMYRDPTLLRIHLAYDFWLLLGLLLPAAIGGLLALSWRGALLGLLWGGSVRIFLATNAIWAVNSVGHSLGGRRPFPGRDQSRNAWWLAILTLGAGWHNNHHAFPQYASTRFQRWQIDVTGSLIALLERLGLVWDVQHPDPDAIRQRLADPRRRDA